One Luteibacter aegosomaticola genomic window carries:
- the cysD gene encoding sulfate adenylyltransferase subunit CysD: MPNAARAESTHLDALEAESIHVIREVAATFRRPVLLYSIGKDSTVLLHLMRKAFAPAAPSIPLLHVDTTWKFAEMIAFRDRVAAAADLRLLVHVNPEGLRQGVSPFTHGATVHTDIMKTQALKQALELHGFDAALGGARRDEDAARAKERVFSFRTAQHRWDPRQQRPELWNLYNTHIHPGASVRVFPLSNWTELDVWQYIRREALEVVPLYFAKPRPVVERDGALIMVDDERFVLREGEVVASRHVRFRTLGCYPLTGAIESMAATLDEIIAEMQASRRSERQGRVIDRDPAASMERKKQEGYF, encoded by the coding sequence ATGCCGAACGCCGCACGTGCCGAATCCACCCACCTCGATGCCCTCGAGGCGGAGAGCATCCATGTCATCCGGGAGGTGGCCGCCACGTTCCGCCGACCGGTACTGCTCTACTCGATCGGCAAGGATTCCACGGTGCTCCTGCACCTGATGCGCAAGGCGTTCGCGCCCGCCGCACCGTCCATCCCCCTCCTGCACGTCGACACCACCTGGAAGTTCGCGGAGATGATCGCGTTCCGCGACCGGGTGGCCGCCGCGGCCGACCTCCGCCTGCTGGTGCACGTGAACCCCGAGGGCCTGCGCCAGGGCGTGTCGCCGTTCACCCATGGCGCCACCGTCCATACGGACATCATGAAAACCCAGGCGCTGAAGCAGGCGCTTGAGCTGCACGGATTCGACGCCGCCCTGGGCGGAGCGCGCCGCGATGAGGACGCCGCCCGGGCGAAAGAGCGCGTGTTCTCGTTTCGCACCGCCCAGCACCGGTGGGATCCGCGCCAGCAGCGGCCGGAGCTATGGAACCTCTACAACACGCATATCCATCCGGGCGCGAGCGTCCGGGTGTTTCCGCTATCCAACTGGACTGAACTGGATGTGTGGCAGTACATCCGCCGTGAAGCACTCGAGGTGGTCCCCCTGTATTTCGCGAAGCCTCGCCCCGTCGTGGAGCGCGATGGCGCGCTGATCATGGTGGATGACGAGCGCTTCGTACTGCGCGAGGGTGAGGTGGTGGCGTCCCGCCACGTGCGCTTCCGCACGCTTGGCTGCTATCCGCTCACCGGTGCGATTGAGTCCATGGCGGCCACGCTCGACGAAATCATCGCGGAGATGCAGGCCTCGCGGCGCTCAGAGCGCCAGGGGCGTGTCATCGATCGCGATCCGGCCGCTTCCATGGA